From Paracoccus suum, the proteins below share one genomic window:
- a CDS encoding BLUF domain-containing protein, whose translation MNTQAGTLRASTAGQLVSVLYRSHALLSRDAFEASGAPAQFAANNRLRGITGYLHIEDGMFYQHLEGEAGAIGPLWNAIAADPRHRDVTEIGGGAIATRRFDRWAMGYNASDHRSLFDWTARSGLSLKGRHYAQVLTAFLEYASAGARVPA comes from the coding sequence ATGAATACTCAGGCAGGAACGCTGCGCGCGTCGACGGCGGGTCAACTCGTCTCGGTGCTGTATCGCAGCCACGCATTGCTTTCTCGCGATGCGTTCGAGGCGTCGGGTGCACCGGCCCAATTCGCGGCCAACAATCGCCTGCGGGGAATCACGGGCTATCTGCATATCGAGGATGGGATGTTCTATCAGCATCTCGAGGGTGAAGCCGGGGCCATCGGTCCGCTGTGGAATGCAATCGCTGCCGACCCGCGCCATCGTGACGTAACGGAAATAGGCGGCGGCGCCATTGCGACTCGCCGATTCGATCGCTGGGCGATGGGATACAATGCCTCCGACCACCGCTCGCTGTTCGACTGGACGGCGCGTTCGGGGCTGTCACTGAAGGGCCGGCACTATGCCCAGGTGCTGACCGCATTCCTGGAATATGCCAGCGCCGGCGCGCGCGTGCCCGCCTAA
- the gcvH gene encoding glycine cleavage system protein GcvH has protein sequence MLRYTENHEWLRPEGDELVVGITDHAAEQLGDVVFIDLPEVGREVAAGDEIVVIESVKAASEITAPLAGTITAVNDVLGTDPGSVNTDAMGAWFFRIKPAEAGAADGFMDEAGYQALIG, from the coding sequence ATGCTGCGCTATACTGAAAATCACGAGTGGCTGCGCCCCGAGGGCGACGAGCTTGTCGTCGGCATCACCGACCATGCCGCCGAGCAACTGGGCGATGTGGTGTTCATCGACCTGCCCGAGGTCGGCCGCGAGGTCGCTGCGGGCGACGAGATCGTGGTGATCGAATCGGTCAAGGCCGCGTCCGAGATCACCGCCCCGCTGGCGGGCACGATCACCGCCGTCAACGACGTGCTGGGCACCGATCCGGGCAGCGTGAACACCGACGCCATGGGCGCGTGGTTCTTTCGCATCAAGCCGGCCGAGGCCGGTGCCGCGGACGGTTTCATGGACGAGGCCGGCTATCAGGCGCTGATCGGCTGA
- the gcvT gene encoding glycine cleavage system aminomethyltransferase GcvT, translating to MTDQSALRRTPLYDLHVAQGARMVPFAGWEMPVQYPLGVMGEHLHTRAKAGLFDVSHMGQVLVRGTPGGAPASEILETLVPADVIGLAEGRQRYGLFTSEDGGVLDDLMIANKGDHLFLVVNAGCADQDIAHLQTLDGVAVEVVSDRALLALQGPEAEAVLARLVPGAADMRFMDVAELDWDGATLWVSRSGYTGEDGFEISVPSDRAVELAEALLADEAVALIGLGARDSLRLEAGMPLYGHDMDLNTTPAAAGLGWSIPKARRTGGPRAGGFPGADKVLAEIAEGAKAIRRGLRPEGRAPIREGVPLFAAETGGESIGTVQSGGFGPTVGAPIASAILPADLADGTTIYAELRGKRVPVTIAPMPFVKPSYKR from the coding sequence ATGACCGATCAATCCGCGCTGCGGCGCACCCCGCTGTACGACCTGCACGTGGCGCAAGGCGCGCGCATGGTGCCCTTTGCCGGCTGGGAGATGCCGGTCCAGTATCCGCTGGGCGTCATGGGCGAGCATCTGCACACCCGCGCCAAGGCCGGGCTATTCGACGTTTCGCACATGGGCCAGGTGCTGGTGCGGGGCACCCCCGGGGGCGCCCCGGCCAGCGAAATCCTCGAGACACTGGTGCCTGCCGATGTCATCGGGCTGGCCGAGGGACGCCAGCGCTACGGCCTCTTCACCAGCGAGGATGGCGGCGTGCTGGACGATCTGATGATCGCCAACAAGGGCGATCACCTGTTCCTCGTGGTCAATGCCGGCTGCGCCGATCAGGACATCGCCCATCTGCAAACCCTCGATGGCGTCGCGGTCGAGGTCGTCAGCGACCGCGCCCTGTTGGCGCTGCAGGGCCCCGAGGCAGAGGCCGTTCTGGCCCGGCTGGTGCCGGGCGCTGCCGACATGCGCTTCATGGACGTGGCCGAGCTCGATTGGGACGGCGCCACGCTGTGGGTCAGCCGTTCGGGCTATACCGGCGAGGACGGGTTCGAGATTTCGGTCCCCTCGGATCGTGCGGTCGAGTTGGCCGAGGCGCTGCTGGCCGACGAGGCGGTGGCGCTGATCGGCCTTGGCGCGCGCGATTCCTTGCGGCTCGAGGCTGGAATGCCCCTCTACGGGCATGACATGGACCTGAACACCACGCCGGCCGCGGCTGGCCTTGGCTGGTCGATCCCCAAGGCGCGCCGCACCGGCGGGCCGCGGGCAGGCGGTTTTCCCGGAGCGGACAAGGTCCTGGCCGAGATTGCAGAAGGCGCCAAGGCGATCCGCCGCGGACTGCGCCCCGAGGGCCGTGCCCCGATCCGCGAGGGCGTGCCCCTGTTCGCGGCCGAGACCGGCGGCGAGTCCATCGGCACCGTCCAGTCGGGCGGCTTTGGCCCGACCGTCGGCGCGCCCATCGCCAGCGCCATCCTGCCGGCCGACCTGGCCGATGGCACGACCATCTATGCGGAACTGCGCGGCAAGCGCGTTCCGGTTACGATCGCCCCCATGCCTTTCGTCAAACCCTCCTACAAACGCTGA
- a CDS encoding ActR/PrrA/RegA family redox response regulator transcription factor, protein MGAQVELGPDQDRSLLLVDDDTAFVERLARAMEKRGFQTRTAASVAQARAAVADSAPAFAVIDLRLEDGSGLDVVEDLRTARPDARIVVLTGYGAIATAVAAVKMGATDYLSKPADANDVTAALLASGEMLPPPAENPMSADRVRWEHIQRVFEQCDRNVSETARRLHMHRRTLQRILAKRGPR, encoded by the coding sequence ATGGGCGCGCAGGTTGAACTGGGGCCAGATCAGGACCGCTCGCTGCTGCTGGTCGACGATGACACCGCCTTTGTCGAGCGCCTGGCGCGGGCCATGGAAAAACGCGGTTTTCAAACACGTACCGCGGCCTCCGTTGCGCAGGCACGGGCCGCCGTTGCCGACAGCGCGCCGGCCTTCGCAGTCATTGACCTGCGGCTGGAGGACGGCAGCGGCCTCGATGTGGTCGAGGATCTGCGCACCGCCCGTCCCGACGCGCGAATTGTCGTTCTGACAGGCTATGGTGCAATCGCGACCGCCGTTGCCGCGGTCAAGATGGGCGCCACCGACTATCTGTCCAAGCCCGCAGATGCCAATGATGTGACTGCGGCATTGCTGGCTTCTGGCGAAATGCTCCCGCCGCCCGCGGAAAATCCGATGTCCGCCGACCGTGTACGCTGGGAACACATCCAGCGCGTGTTCGAGCAATGCGATCGGAATGTCAGTGAAACGGCCCGACGCCTGCATATGCACCGTCGCACATTGCAGCGCATTCTGGCCAAACGCGGCCCGCGCTAA
- the aroQ gene encoding type II 3-dehydroquinate dehydratase: MPSILILNGPNLNLLGAREPQIYGAATLADIEKMCAEAAARLGLTVECLQSNHEGALIDAVHAARGKHDGIVINAGAYTHSSLAIADALSAVGLPVAEVHLSNIHKREAVRHHSFIAPVSVGMICGFGPIGYVLALEALTQHLTL, from the coding sequence ATGCCCTCGATCCTCATCCTCAACGGCCCGAACCTCAATCTGCTGGGCGCCCGCGAGCCGCAGATCTACGGCGCCGCGACCCTCGCCGACATCGAGAAGATGTGCGCGGAGGCAGCCGCGCGCCTCGGGCTGACGGTCGAATGCCTGCAATCCAACCATGAGGGCGCGCTGATCGACGCGGTCCACGCCGCCCGCGGCAAGCACGACGGGATCGTCATCAACGCCGGCGCCTACACCCATTCCTCGCTCGCCATCGCTGACGCCCTGTCCGCCGTGGGGCTGCCGGTGGCAGAAGTGCATCTGTCCAACATCCACAAGCGCGAAGCGGTGCGGCATCATTCCTTCATCGCCCCGGTGTCGGTCGGCATGATCTGCGGCTTTGGCCCGATCGGCTATGTGCTGGCTCTCGAGGCGCTGACGCAGCATCTAACCCTGTGA
- a CDS encoding VOC family protein: MAVRRIIANLPATDPVRLARFYCDVFGLAIPLEMGWIAFLKGDARPEIELHTASEGGSGTAMPAISIAVDDLDAVETAARAAGAAPVYGPVTEPWGVRRFYLRDPEGNLINVLAHTDAHHEG; this comes from the coding sequence ATGGCGGTGCGGCGCATCATCGCCAACCTGCCCGCCACCGATCCCGTGCGGCTCGCGCGCTTTTACTGCGACGTCTTCGGGCTGGCGATCCCGCTCGAGATGGGCTGGATCGCCTTCCTGAAGGGCGATGCCCGCCCGGAGATCGAGCTGCACACCGCGTCCGAGGGTGGCTCGGGGACCGCGATGCCAGCCATCTCGATCGCCGTCGATGACCTCGACGCGGTCGAGACCGCCGCTCGCGCGGCGGGGGCAGCGCCCGTCTACGGCCCCGTGACCGAGCCCTGGGGCGTGCGCCGCTTTTACCTGCGCGACCCCGAGGGCAACCTGATCAACGTCCTCGCCCATACCGACGCCCATCACGAAGGTTGA
- a CDS encoding SCO family protein, producing the protein MTKSRRIIIAATIAALALLGIGAWALGQRAGGDRFAGCTQGAAGGGMESFGGPFTLTDENGKRVTDREVFTKPTLLYFGYTFCPDVCPMDGARNAQAVDLLKEAGHDVGTVFVTVDPKRDTPEALRDFTDALHPNMLGLTGSPEEIAAVNKQWRNYFKAHDDGDPYYLVDHMTNTFLVLPDAGTVEFFTREVTPEDMASRVACFVKADRKI; encoded by the coding sequence GTGACGAAGAGCCGCCGGATCATCATTGCTGCAACCATCGCCGCGCTCGCGCTGCTGGGGATCGGCGCCTGGGCGCTGGGCCAGCGGGCCGGGGGGGATCGTTTCGCCGGTTGCACCCAGGGCGCGGCGGGCGGCGGCATGGAGAGCTTTGGTGGCCCGTTCACCCTGACCGATGAGAATGGCAAGCGCGTCACCGACCGCGAGGTCTTTACTAAGCCGACGCTGCTTTATTTCGGCTATACGTTTTGCCCCGATGTCTGCCCGATGGATGGCGCGCGCAATGCGCAGGCCGTCGATCTGCTGAAAGAGGCCGGCCATGACGTCGGCACCGTGTTCGTGACGGTCGATCCGAAACGCGACACCCCCGAGGCGCTGCGCGATTTCACTGATGCGCTGCATCCGAACATGCTCGGCCTGACAGGATCGCCCGAGGAAATAGCCGCGGTGAACAAGCAGTGGCGCAACTATTTCAAGGCGCATGACGACGGCGATCCGTATTACCTGGTCGATCACATGACCAATACATTCCTGGTGCTGCCCGACGCGGGCACGGTCGAATTCTTCACCCGCGAAGTCACGCCCGAGGATATGGCCAGCCGCGTCGCCTGTTTCGTGAAAGCCGACCGCAAAATTTGA
- a CDS encoding H-NS family nucleoid-associated regulatory protein, with product MIDDSNLEDMSQEELRALRAKVDRALSSFADRKRREAMAAAEEAVRAHGFSSLAEVTRQRRGSRATGTRAAQGARPAGDARYANPDDASQTWSGRGRRPQWVKNSLEAGKALEDLAI from the coding sequence ATGATTGATGATTCCAACCTGGAAGACATGTCCCAGGAAGAATTGCGCGCCTTGCGCGCGAAGGTTGATCGTGCCCTTTCCAGCTTTGCCGATCGAAAACGCCGCGAGGCGATGGCCGCCGCTGAGGAGGCCGTTCGTGCCCACGGCTTTTCCAGCCTGGCCGAAGTGACACGTCAACGTCGCGGCTCGCGTGCCACCGGCACCCGCGCGGCGCAGGGTGCGCGCCCGGCGGGTGATGCCCGCTACGCCAACCCCGACGACGCCAGCCAGACGTGGTCGGGCCGTGGGCGTCGGCCGCAGTGGGTGAAAAACAGCCTAGAGGCTGGCAAGGCCTTGGAAGATCTGGCGATCTGA
- a CDS encoding glycosyltransferase family 2 protein, with translation MATTAILLGTYNGARHLPAQLDSIAAQTADWQLIASDDGSTDATGTLLQGFAARYPERVTVRRGPGRGFAANFLSMLPLVPAGMSAAFCDQDDVWYADKVSRADAALAASAGPALYAARTRLVDDALDPIGLSRGLSRPPGFGNALVQNIASGNTMVLNPAGVAALTAALADGGAPPLHDWWAYQMITGIGGRVLFDPEPAMDYRQHGSNQIGAGRGPVALARRGLRLLRGQSRGLMASQAAALAASAARLTPTHRAQLAALQTGLAARSSLATARAMRRAGVYRQGFSGDAVFWTAVALGRL, from the coding sequence GTGGCGACGACGGCAATCCTGCTGGGCACCTACAACGGCGCCCGTCACCTGCCGGCGCAGTTGGACAGCATTGCTGCGCAGACCGCGGACTGGCAGCTGATCGCCAGCGACGACGGCTCGACCGACGCGACCGGCACGCTACTGCAGGGGTTTGCGGCCCGTTATCCGGAACGCGTGACTGTTCGGCGCGGGCCGGGGCGGGGGTTTGCCGCCAATTTCCTGTCGATGCTTCCGCTGGTGCCGGCGGGGATGTCGGCCGCATTCTGCGATCAGGACGATGTCTGGTACGCGGACAAGGTGTCCCGCGCGGATGCGGCCTTGGCGGCATCGGCCGGACCAGCCCTCTACGCCGCGCGCACGCGGCTGGTGGATGATGCGCTGGACCCCATTGGCCTCTCGCGCGGGCTGTCGCGCCCACCGGGGTTTGGCAACGCGCTGGTGCAGAACATCGCCAGCGGCAATACCATGGTGCTGAACCCGGCCGGCGTCGCAGCCCTGACCGCGGCACTGGCGGATGGCGGCGCGCCGCCTTTGCATGACTGGTGGGCCTACCAGATGATTACCGGCATCGGCGGGCGGGTCCTGTTCGACCCCGAGCCGGCGATGGATTACCGCCAGCATGGATCGAACCAGATTGGCGCCGGGCGGGGCCCGGTCGCGTTGGCGCGGCGCGGGTTGCGGCTGTTGCGCGGCCAATCGCGCGGGTTGATGGCATCGCAGGCGGCGGCGCTTGCGGCCTCGGCTGCGCGCCTCACGCCAACCCACCGCGCCCAGCTTGCGGCGCTGCAAACCGGCTTGGCCGCCCGCAGCTCACTGGCCACCGCCCGCGCCATGCGCCGGGCTGGCGTCTATCGCCAAGGCTTCAGCGGCGATGCGGTGTTCTGGACGGCGGTGGCCCTCGGCCGGCTTTAG
- a CDS encoding NAD(P)H-dependent flavin oxidoreductase: protein MSLPPILSRLRLPVVAAPMFIVSGPDLVIAQCKAGIVGSFPALNAREAAGEPPRLEAWLTRIEEELDRHNQANPDSPAAPFAVNQIVHKTNARLQRDIEICHRHKVPIWITSLGARPEVNEAAHDCGGITLHDIINVTYARKALEKGADGLIAVAAGAGGHAGPQSPFALVQEIRAFFDGPLLLSGAIATGGAVLAAQAMGADLAYIGSPFIATPEANADPAYKQMICDSGAEDIVTTAAITGISGNYLAPSIRNAGLDPVALGTGDPAQLDFASPGGSGKPKAWSQIWGCGMGIGAVEAVIPVADRVAQLAGEYAAAKARIAAL from the coding sequence ATGTCCCTGCCTCCGATCCTCAGCCGCCTGCGCCTTCCGGTCGTCGCCGCGCCGATGTTCATCGTATCGGGGCCGGACTTGGTGATCGCCCAGTGCAAGGCCGGGATCGTCGGCAGCTTTCCGGCGCTGAATGCGCGCGAGGCCGCCGGCGAGCCGCCCCGGTTGGAGGCCTGGCTGACCCGGATCGAGGAAGAACTGGACCGCCACAATCAGGCCAATCCCGACAGCCCGGCTGCGCCCTTTGCGGTCAACCAGATCGTTCACAAGACCAATGCCCGCCTGCAGCGCGACATCGAGATCTGCCATCGCCACAAGGTGCCGATCTGGATCACCTCGCTGGGTGCGCGCCCCGAGGTGAACGAGGCCGCGCACGACTGCGGCGGCATCACCCTGCACGACATCATCAACGTGACCTATGCGCGCAAAGCCCTGGAAAAGGGCGCTGACGGGCTGATCGCGGTGGCGGCCGGGGCGGGCGGGCATGCCGGCCCGCAATCGCCCTTTGCGCTGGTGCAGGAAATCCGGGCGTTCTTCGATGGACCGCTGCTGCTGTCGGGCGCCATCGCCACCGGCGGCGCGGTTCTGGCGGCGCAGGCGATGGGGGCCGATCTGGCCTATATCGGCAGCCCCTTCATCGCGACGCCCGAGGCGAACGCGGATCCGGCCTATAAGCAGATGATCTGCGACAGCGGGGCTGAGGATATCGTCACTACCGCCGCGATCACCGGAATCTCCGGTAATTACCTTGCCCCATCCATCCGCAATGCGGGGCTGGACCCGGTGGCGCTGGGGACTGGCGATCCCGCGCAGTTGGACTTCGCCTCGCCCGGCGGCAGCGGCAAGCCCAAGGCTTGGAGCCAGATCTGGGGCTGCGGCATGGGAATTGGCGCTGTCGAGGCGGTGATTCCGGTGGCAGACCGCGTGGCGCAACTTGCCGGCGAATACGCCGCGGCGAAGGCTCGCATCGCCGCTCTCTGA
- a CDS encoding SDR family oxidoreductase, producing the protein MDLGIKGKRALVCAASKGLGLGCAEALAEAGVNLVINARGRDALTRAAYSLADRFGVMVEPVAGDITTEEGRDKVLTALGGQADILVNNAGGPPPGNWTDWSRDDFIRAFDGNLLSAVALMQALVPGMAERGWGRVVNITSQSVKAPIPELGLSNTARLGLTGFVAGVSRQVAPQGVCINNLLPGMHATDRMVQLDENASKSQGITPEEARARRVSAIPTGSYGEAADFGATCAFLCSQQARFIVGQNILLDGGASRATL; encoded by the coding sequence ATGGATCTGGGGATCAAGGGAAAGCGGGCACTGGTCTGTGCCGCGTCAAAAGGCCTCGGCCTTGGCTGCGCCGAGGCGCTGGCCGAAGCCGGGGTCAATCTGGTCATCAACGCTCGCGGGCGCGATGCCCTGACCCGAGCCGCCTACAGCCTCGCCGACCGCTTTGGCGTCATGGTCGAGCCTGTGGCCGGCGACATCACAACCGAGGAGGGCCGCGACAAGGTGCTGACCGCCCTCGGCGGGCAGGCCGATATCCTTGTGAACAACGCCGGCGGCCCGCCCCCCGGCAACTGGACCGACTGGAGCCGCGACGACTTTATCCGCGCCTTCGACGGCAACCTGCTGTCGGCCGTGGCGCTGATGCAGGCGCTGGTGCCGGGCATGGCGGAGCGCGGCTGGGGCCGGGTGGTCAACATCACCTCGCAATCGGTGAAGGCGCCGATCCCGGAGCTTGGCCTGTCGAACACTGCCCGCCTTGGGCTGACCGGCTTTGTTGCCGGCGTCTCGCGCCAGGTTGCGCCGCAAGGGGTGTGCATCAACAACCTGCTGCCGGGGATGCATGCGACCGACCGGATGGTCCAGCTGGACGAAAATGCCTCTAAATCCCAGGGCATCACGCCCGAGGAGGCGCGCGCCCGCCGCGTGAGCGCCATCCCCACTGGCAGCTATGGCGAGGCCGCCGATTTCGGCGCCACATGCGCGTTCCTGTGCTCGCAACAGGCGCGCTTTATCGTCGGCCAGAACATCCTGCTCGACGGCGGGGCAAGTCGCGCGACCCTGTGA
- a CDS encoding ActS/PrrB/RegB family redox-sensitive histidine kinase, with translation MDRTDRPIPHPHNEPIRLRTLILLRWVAILGQLVAVAVAVALGLHFQNGMVLGVIAIGAGLNLVLSWRGVRPDGWQVTAQLALDVAQVAALLVLTGGMSNPFALLILAPVTIAATALNRNNVLFLGLATAAMVSFAAVMSLPLVDRAGHELKMPHLLEVGHWFALVIAICFFAAYALRVSNELRARATALSATEMALAREQKLQHLGGVVAAAAHEMGTPLATIKLISTELADELSDILEDRPELAGDLALLRQSADRCRDILRSMGRAGKDDVMLHNAPLGALIEEAAAPHAARGRIVQSMSADGSSPEPMVKRDPGVIHGLRNLVQNAVDFAAHTVRVEAAWNASRVMVTISDDGPGYSPAMLARIGEPFLRARRPDDDRPGYEGMGLGLFIAKTLLERSGATLTFRNGGPGAVVEVAWPRARIESDIRGPLGDNPEITA, from the coding sequence ATGGACAGAACCGACCGCCCGATACCGCACCCCCATAACGAGCCGATCCGCCTGCGCACGCTGATCCTGCTGCGCTGGGTCGCAATTCTTGGCCAGTTGGTTGCGGTCGCCGTGGCTGTGGCGCTGGGGCTGCATTTCCAGAATGGCATGGTCCTTGGCGTGATCGCGATCGGGGCGGGGCTGAACCTCGTGCTATCCTGGCGCGGAGTGCGGCCGGATGGCTGGCAGGTGACGGCCCAGCTGGCGCTCGACGTGGCGCAGGTCGCGGCGCTGCTGGTGCTGACCGGGGGCATGTCGAACCCGTTCGCGCTGCTGATCCTGGCGCCCGTGACGATTGCCGCGACCGCCCTCAATCGCAACAACGTGCTGTTTCTGGGGCTGGCGACGGCGGCCATGGTCTCGTTCGCGGCCGTCATGTCGCTGCCGCTGGTGGACCGCGCCGGCCATGAACTGAAGATGCCGCACCTGCTGGAGGTCGGGCACTGGTTCGCGCTGGTCATCGCCATCTGCTTTTTCGCCGCCTACGCGCTGCGCGTGTCGAACGAGTTGCGCGCCCGCGCCACCGCCCTGTCGGCGACCGAGATGGCCCTCGCGCGCGAGCAGAAGCTGCAGCACCTGGGCGGGGTGGTCGCCGCTGCGGCGCATGAGATGGGCACACCGCTCGCGACCATCAAGCTGATCAGCACAGAGCTTGCGGATGAGCTTTCAGACATTCTGGAAGATCGCCCGGAGTTGGCGGGTGACTTGGCACTGCTGCGCCAGTCCGCCGACCGCTGCCGCGATATCCTGCGCAGCATGGGACGGGCCGGCAAGGACGACGTCATGCTGCACAACGCGCCGCTCGGCGCGCTGATCGAGGAGGCTGCCGCCCCCCACGCCGCCCGCGGCCGGATTGTGCAGAGCATGTCTGCGGACGGTTCCTCGCCCGAGCCGATGGTCAAGCGCGACCCGGGCGTGATCCACGGGCTGCGCAATCTGGTCCAGAACGCGGTCGATTTCGCCGCCCATACTGTGCGCGTGGAGGCGGCATGGAACGCGAGCCGGGTCATGGTCACGATCTCGGATGACGGCCCCGGCTATTCGCCCGCCATGCTGGCCCGGATTGGCGAGCCGTTCCTGCGCGCGCGCCGCCCCGACGACGACCGGCCCGGCTACGAGGGCATGGGGTTGGGTTTGTTCATCGCAAAGACGCTGCTCGAACGCTCGGGCGCGACGCTGACGTTCCGAAACGGCGGCCCCGGCGCGGTGGTCGAAGTCGCCTGGCCGCGCGCCCGGATCGAAAGCGATATCCGCGGACCCCTTGGCGATAACCCGGAAATTACCGCCTGA
- a CDS encoding MFS transporter translates to MQMTIDEALAQGGTGRFQRRLLGIFGLVWAADAMQVIAVGFSAASLAAHFGISVPQALQTGTLFFLGMFLGATGFGRLADRIGRRNVLLLTVGLDAIFGLASVFAHDFTALLALRFLTGMAVGGTLPVDYALMAEFLPPKNRGRWLVMLEGFWALGTIAIALTAWAASRAGTPEAFRWIYFAAAIPALIGVGLRLWVPESPMFLLRRGREAEARAVVGRVLATNEAPPLAPEVRLVLPRIEPVTGGLFSPALRARTLSVLALWFLVSLAYYGVFTWLPPRLAGEGFGFVRGYGFLVILALAQLPGYALAAWGVEAWGRRPTLTAFLILSAIGCAGFALAPSPTVIAVSLLVMSFALLGTWGALYAFTPEIYPTALRASGMGTASAAARAAGLLAPSALVLVIAQGFGVAGGLFAALLLAAAVIAALMRIETRGRALG, encoded by the coding sequence ATGCAGATGACCATCGACGAGGCGCTTGCCCAGGGCGGCACCGGCAGGTTCCAGCGGCGGCTGCTGGGCATCTTTGGCCTCGTCTGGGCCGCCGATGCCATGCAGGTGATCGCGGTCGGATTTTCCGCCGCCTCGCTGGCCGCGCATTTCGGGATTTCGGTCCCGCAGGCGCTGCAGACCGGCACGCTGTTCTTTCTGGGCATGTTCCTCGGTGCTACGGGCTTTGGCCGGCTGGCCGACCGCATCGGCCGGCGCAACGTGCTGCTGCTGACGGTCGGGCTGGACGCGATCTTTGGCCTCGCCTCGGTCTTTGCGCATGATTTCACCGCGCTGCTCGCCTTGCGCTTCCTGACCGGCATGGCAGTCGGCGGCACGCTGCCCGTCGATTATGCGCTGATGGCAGAGTTCCTGCCGCCAAAGAACCGCGGGCGCTGGCTGGTCATGCTCGAGGGGTTCTGGGCGCTTGGCACCATCGCCATCGCCCTGACCGCATGGGCGGCATCGCGCGCCGGCACGCCCGAGGCATTCCGCTGGATCTATTTTGCCGCCGCCATTCCCGCGCTGATCGGCGTCGGCCTGCGCCTTTGGGTGCCCGAATCGCCGATGTTCCTGCTGCGCCGGGGCCGCGAAGCCGAGGCGCGCGCGGTCGTCGGCCGGGTGCTGGCGACTAACGAGGCCCCGCCCCTCGCGCCCGAGGTCCGGCTAGTGCTGCCGCGGATCGAGCCGGTGACGGGCGGCCTCTTCAGCCCCGCCCTGCGGGCGCGCACCCTGTCGGTGCTGGCGCTGTGGTTCCTCGTCTCGCTCGCCTACTATGGCGTGTTCACCTGGCTGCCGCCGCGGCTGGCGGGCGAAGGCTTCGGCTTTGTACGTGGCTATGGCTTCCTGGTGATCCTCGCGCTGGCGCAACTGCCGGGCTACGCGCTCGCCGCATGGGGGGTTGAGGCTTGGGGCCGGCGGCCGACGCTGACCGCGTTCCTGATTCTCAGTGCCATCGGTTGCGCAGGCTTTGCCCTCGCGCCCTCGCCGACGGTAATCGCAGTCTCGCTGTTGGTGATGAGCTTTGCCCTGCTCGGCACCTGGGGCGCCCTCTACGCCTTTACGCCCGAGATCTACCCGACCGCGCTGCGCGCCTCGGGGATGGGCACGGCCAGTGCGGCGGCGCGTGCCGCTGGTCTGCTGGCACCCTCCGCGCTCGTGCTGGTGATTGCGCAAGGGTTTGGGGTTGCCGGGGGTCTTTTTGCGGCGTTGCTGCTGGCGGCCGCGGTGATTGCAGCGCTGATGCGGATCGAGACGCGCGGCCGCGCGCTGGGCTGA